The Capsicum annuum cultivar UCD-10X-F1 chromosome 3, UCD10Xv1.1, whole genome shotgun sequence genomic sequence TAGCTACAGATTGTTGTCTATTTCATAGTAGGATATCCTAATTACTACTACAATTAGCTAACAACAAGCCTTTATGCGTATTAACTTGCTACCTTATCTATTAGTTCTAGTTTACTTCTTCCTTACCTTAATCAAGGAAGATGGAGCAAAACTTGACAAAGGAGAAGATTCAGCGTGACGATCTAAAGCGGATAATGTTTGTTCCCATCCTGGTGGAGAGCCACCATTAGATGCAATCCAGGGGCAAAAATATCGGTGCAACTTGAATGGATCAAACTCCAAAGCTTTATCTGCGGATAGAATTTGCAACTCCTTCCCTGAAAAGATAACATTGTCTGTCAGTTACACTCGTACGCTCAACATAAAAATATgatcctcctttttcttttttattgctAACAATATTAACATCCCCCACCCCAGGCGCCAAACAAAAAAGCATTAAGATATAGCATTTGCAGCATACAGGGAGATGTACCTCCTTAAACATTTAAAAATGAAGTATATATACTAGAGTGCTGAGTGTTGTTCATCATAAGAATTACTGCATGAAAGCGCATTACTTTTGTGAAATAGTAAATTGGTTGAAAGTATCTCTTTTCCAAGCGTATATGTCTGATatatcagcaacaacaacaaacccagtatattcccacaaagtggggtctggggagggtaaaatatacgcagtccataccgctacctccgaagaagtagagaggttgtttccgatagacccctggtcAGCAAAGCAGATAAAAATACTAAAGAGGCAGCATGATGCAACTCAAGATGAGTATCATGTAATAAAGAAGGGGACTGCCTTAGACTTGAAGCTAGAGAAATCTGCAAACCAATGAAAGTATACCAGACTTGGACCATTTCATGAAAAGGATCTATATTGCTAAGTGCTGAGAAAGGTTAAACATGGACCACTTCATGGAAAAAAATTCCAACAGTGCCAATGCTAATGGGCAAGCATGATCATAAAACACAACTACCGAGGTTACTAAAAACTGAATTACCTCGACTAGGTGAAATGTCATGAATAAGAGGACGCACTGCAGCCATATTAACACCATTCCCGTAGCCTTGTTCCCCTCCTTGTGTAAAATTGTTAACCTCAACAATCACTCTGCTTTCACCACTTTCCCCTACACAACTTGTGACACTATCCTTGCCACTTAATCCAAAATCATTACCAACCTTGTCCTTGCAATGATCCATGACTGCTGGATCAACCTTGTTCAGACTTTCTGCATTGTCAGCCATTTCAGTAATGTTACCAGAATCTTGTGCTGCAGCCTGGCTGTTTTCCAGTTGAGCTTCTGTAATCGCTTCCGATGTAGACAGTGAAGTTCCTTCCGCAGTATTTTCTCCTGCAAGACACTCTGGGTTTTTGGATAGATCAGATGAGCACTTGGTTACTAAATCATCCTTATGCTCAGATTCAGAACTAAACCATGCTCTCAAATTCCGTCCAATAATAGGCAGAGATATTTTCGCCCTATAATTATGCATTGCTGGAGGAGGACCACCTGCAATTGTCAAGTTGAAATTTGGTGGTCCTCTATCTAACATAGTGTTGGCAGAAGTTGCAACATGTCCAATGCGTTCTCTACTCTCATCATGATCACTGTTGCCTGAAAGAAGGCTTTTACCATCACCGGTGATATGGTCATTGTTGACCTGTGTGTATCCACTTACTCGTAGAAATTCCAAAGGACGAGAAACCATGGAAAAATCCCATAGACCAATACAAGCCCCACAAAGCTTGCAATCGAGAACAACAGAATTTGGATTGATTACTGCTTCTTCAGAAGCTTGATTGTCATCATCTGGCTTTTTCTCAGAAGTCT encodes the following:
- the LOC107862152 gene encoding uncharacterized protein LOC107862152 isoform X2, with translation MDTIACEACGSRMLFSTPPSWTQQQVDKAASVFSLKLDSGHKLLCPWIDNACDEKLADFPPTVTAVLVDQYKIRHSVLSQLAALPVISAKAIDFLKNPQLEQFLRESLTVELDGSMQTPQQEDTRNESTSASSLTYYQAQKLISLCGWELRSLPYFVDPKDQPNQSSKDANISDKSILSGKSQTITPYSSCTDKTSEKKPDDDNQASEEAVINPNSVVLDCKLCGACIGLWDFSMVSRPLEFLRVSGYTQVNNDHITGDGKSLLSGNSDHDESRERIGHVATSANTMLDRGPPNFNLTIAGGPPPAMHNYRAKISLPIIGRNLRAWFSSESEHKDDLVTKCSSDLSKNPECLAGENTAEGTSLSTSEAITEAQLENSQAAAQDSGNITEMADNAESLNKVDPAVMDHCKDKVGNDFGLSGKDSVTSCVGESGESRVIVEVNNFTQGGEQGYGNGVNMAAVRPLIHDISPSRGKELQILSADKALEFDPFKLHRYFCPWIASNGGSPPGWEQTLSALDRHAESSPLSSFAPSSLIKVGDPVASVQKLFTSVQPKRRKLVRPS
- the LOC107862152 gene encoding uncharacterized protein LOC107862152 isoform X1 — translated: MAEDSQKRFQDAMDKLFRTPPKSNSSSPSRVQLSRGRKRPDMSVIGKGVGKQNLLLGSSKGGCSGEGKAPCRPWDRDDLFRRMSTFKSMTWFAKPQAISAVNCARRGWVNVDMDTIACEACGSRMLFSTPPSWTQQQVDKAASVFSLKLDSGHKLLCPWIDNACDEKLADFPPTVTAVLVDQYKIRHSVLSQLAALPVISAKAIDFLKNPQLEQFLRESLTVELDGSMQTPQQEDTRNESTSASSLTYYQAQKLISLCGWELRSLPYFVDPKDQPNQSSKDANISDKSILSGKSQTITPYSSCTDKTSEKKPDDDNQASEEAVINPNSVVLDCKLCGACIGLWDFSMVSRPLEFLRVSGYTQVNNDHITGDGKSLLSGNSDHDESRERIGHVATSANTMLDRGPPNFNLTIAGGPPPAMHNYRAKISLPIIGRNLRAWFSSESEHKDDLVTKCSSDLSKNPECLAGENTAEGTSLSTSEAITEAQLENSQAAAQDSGNITEMADNAESLNKVDPAVMDHCKDKVGNDFGLSGKDSVTSCVGESGESRVIVEVNNFTQGGEQGYGNGVNMAAVRPLIHDISPSRGKELQILSADKALEFDPFKLHRYFCPWIASNGGSPPGWEQTLSALDRHAESSPLSSFAPSSLIKVGDPVASVQKLFTSVQPKRRKLVRPS